Part of the Amia ocellicauda isolate fAmiCal2 chromosome 18, fAmiCal2.hap1, whole genome shotgun sequence genome, cctacctgccgagttccttcaaaaactgtgtgcaagtgtacctagaagaattgatgctgttttgaaggcaaagggtggtcacaccaaatatggatttgatttagatttttcttctgttcactcactttgcattttgttaattgataaatataatctattaacatgtctacattcttactttactgaattttttcacacctgcctaaaacttttgcacagtactgtataatgAATACTCTGTTTCTTAATATTCTTCTTAATATAGCTTATAATATCCTTACTGTAATACCACAGGTTTGATTTCAATAAGGCAGGCCTTTTGTATCTTGAATATTATGCACATATCTTCTGTATTTCTGTTGCTGGAACCAAAGCTGAAGTCTGCAGGGTTTCAACACTTAATATCTCTGTTCTTCCCCCCGTGAGAtgcaatacagtgcagtgtgtactATGTACAAACACAAGACACAAGAGTCCTGGCAACCAGTCTCCAACAGCCCAGTATTTACCTTCCCGAGCTCCTCTCAAACCCACATGCACCACTGACCAAACACAAGATTCTGCTGACAGAGAGGATTGGCCACTCCGGAGGATTTAGACATGATTAATAATGGTTTTGAGGCTTGGCAGAAAATTGCAGGTATGGGAAGAATTTATGCAGATTTATCTGCCCAGGCTTCTATATGTTCTGCTTTTTGTCTGTCAAAACTGAAAGCTGGATTCTTGTGCTGTTATACAAAATGATACTGACAAATAAACCTACAGATGCATCCAATTATAGCACCACAAAACTGTAGATACCGGCAATGGCTTTCCACAAATGCAGGATGACATTTATCAAAATCCAGTGAATATTGACTGACTACATAAGTAATGGATACTTTGCAGTGGTGTATTGTTCTGTCTTTTACATAGTGGTTTTAGCTCATCAAATAAAAGATGTCTGACACTGTAGATAACTGCATAAAATATTTGTAATCTGTATTACAACTATATTAATGGAGAACCTgtaatagaaatatatattatataatatataaagccTTTATAGATTAATAATAGTTTGTTGATAGTTTGGTTAGTAAACATTGATAAACTAGTCATCTGTTATGTtcccaaaacaaatacaagtgtagtttttttttttatataaacatacatataaatataaatagtgTCTGTTAAATATTCATTTACAGCCCCTGAAATCATTCTTAATATTTTCTTTGACAAAAATTGAATATCCGTTGTACCAGAACATCTCCCATGGACTCAGACAAAATCTTATCCTTGCTGCAGGGAAGTTCAGTCTGTGACCCTTAATCTAACTGTCTCACAATCCACATATTAATAACCTCTGGGTGGAAAGCCCAGGAGAAATACTAACCCTTCCTGGCTTTCTGAAAAGGAAAATGGTAATGGTACAccacaaatattttattaatgaagaCATCTTCAGCCCTTGTTCCCTGAGAACACTAGTGAGTTATTGCTGTGAAAATTTCATCTCCGACCATTgattgaaactgaaaggagtGTATCGCAGCCGGCGCTCTGCAAAGCCCTGCCAGCACACTGATGATATCTCTCACAGAGCGGCCCTCGCTCGAATACGGCGAGCACAGCCATCGTTTCCACCGCTGTAGTCTTCACACTGCATAGTGTTGTCCCGAGGATAAAATGCATGATGCgattgatgcattttaaattcacTGTTCTTCATGCTGATGTggcaaaacattttcatttttaataccaTCACACATGATCCTCTGCATTTTGAAACCTAAGGAAAATATGATGTTTATATTCATAGAGTAGAGGACATACGTTTGGTTTGTTGTATCTGAGTTTACCCATTGAAAACTGAAGAATGGACTTTGTTCTGATGGGACAGACAGCAGACAGATAAATCTACATATTAGTTAGAGCTTGTAGAACCTAATTGTTCTTAATTGGTTGACAGCAGACAGCCACAAAAGCAAGTAATAGGGGTATTAAAGTTCAGATGGCCCAGTGCTTTTGAGAAGAAATCATAAATGGAAGGAATTCTGGGAAAGAGGAAAAGGTACGGCAAGGAGAAAGGGGCCGGGAAGCAACAGTGTCAAATCCCAAATTGAATTCCAGTACTTCCAAATTCCTGCAGTTTAGTAAGAGGTGCATTTTTGTAAATATTGGGTCCATAAGATCTAAGGTTAAGATTGGGTGTGATCTATACAGTAAGTATAATGTAACAATGGCAAAAATCAAAATTCGTTCTTAGCCACATATTTATTCAAATGAGCGAAAGCAGCATCTGGAGTTAAACATCTTGACCTCAGCTGACAGACACTAAACTCTCTGCTGCAATGGAGGGGGGTTTCCTTGTTATAGGGATTTCATGCAAGTCGCTTTTAATATTCCAAACGCAGAGTTTGTTCAATGAAATATTCATAGAACAGGTTGCCTATTGGAGCATTTAAATCACTGCGTGCCGACTGCAAGTGTGGCCTCGGAGGATATGAACTGGCGACTGTCCCTTGTCAGGTTAATGTAGTCACTTCATGAATGCACAGTGTTTTAATACCCATGCTGATTGTGAGCGATTTTTAACGCTATGGGAACGTGAATGCTCTCTcccatttataaattaaatggaTTTCTATGGTGCAGCTCCTGATAGATATTAGACATCCAGGCCTATGCAGAAAGACATCACATCAATGGAAATGGCACTTTTGCATGTTTTCATTAGTCGATGTTTGGTTGTACAAGCAGACTGGGGTTTCTCACTGCTGGAGTGCACAGTTGTCTGTATATGATTACAGTCCTTAAATGAAAGGTAGAAAGTGTCGCTGTGatcatttgttgtttttattagaaGTGACACTTTTGTAAATCTCTTCGGGGTTCTGATGTGAATCGGATGTAAACTAGGTGTGGGGGGAGGGGCTTCACCGTGTTAGTCAACCCTTTTAGCTGTTCAAGTAAAATCCTAGAACCTGGTTACCATagaaaatgctttgtttttacttcaaggatttttttccccctctgtctCTAATACAAATCAATCAGGCATGATCCTGACTTCAAACATGGCGAGATCAACGCTGCTCTTGTCGTTTCTATCTGGAGGAGCTGGGCCAGAAGTTTCAGCAAACGGCGATTCCAATTAGAGTCGGGATTTAAAGGCAGTTGATGACTCGCCATTTTCTTCTGAAAAGCTTCTGGCCATGTCTCTGGCTATAGACTTTAGCATTCTCTATAGGCCAAAACAtgatcaatttaaaaaataataaaaataaaaaaaactcttgTGCTGGGTAATGCTTTGGTCACAATCtgggggaagaaagaaaaaagaaagcgcTTTGCATTTTGGGAAATAGATATAAAGTATACAGCCAATCATTTTTCCTTTCTGCAGAAGCAACATATGATCAACCAGGATAATCATTTGAATCCTAAAGCAGACCTCCAACATAAGTCTTTCTAAACTCACATTTTCACAGAATgttctgaaatgtattattgttacaAATGTATAGTAGAAAACTCGTCTAGATATCATTGTCAATCATGAAGAGACAGGACATCATTTGACTGATTTCAAAATACGATGTATTGATGCTTTAAGTCAGTTGGCACTATAGGGAGAGTTTGAAATAACTATGCAAGCagctggacaaaaaaaaaaagggaccAGATGGTTTGCTAATTTATGGATAGGAGTAGGTCACCTTCATCAGGTAACCAGGTAAATGAAAGTATTGTCTGAAATCTCCAGAGCAAATTGTAGAATATTAAGATGTATGGTATCCAGGTCTTTAAGAGACACGGCCCTTTTCAACATGATATTTTTCAATGATCTTCAGTGGAAGAGGGAAATATCAATAAGGATCAATAAATCAGCGTCCTCGCAGGAGCCAAAAATACAACATACCAATTAATTAAGTAGGAATCCAATCTGGtgggaaaaatataataaacacaaagtaTAGAGTTCTGAAATACCGAGCTTTGTCTGTATGTGCCAGCTAAGAGATACAAACATGATATGTGGGACTACATAGAAATGAATCCATCTTAAGACTGCGTACTCGCCATTTCCAATATAATTACCCATTCCCTCAACCCGTTTAGACCTCAGGGCCCACGTTAGCCTGGAAAGAGCCAGAGCAGGACAGCGGTTTGGCTCGTGTGCGCGGCTGGAAGCTGAAGCATTACATGTGAAGCAGACAGTCGCTGATCCTCAGGTGTGTCACAGGCCTGACAGCTCCACTGAGCAACTTGACAAGCGCTGGAAAAGAGGCTGACACGGCTCCTCCGCCATTTCGGCAATGCGAGAGACATGCCATTAATTACTGTGGCCCCAGCCCAGCTGCAACTGTCAGCCAGGATCACATCTCCACAGCTAACCTTGCAGAAAAGAGCCCTCAGAGCAAGGATTAAAGAACTCGGGGGAACTGAGGAGTACTAGAGAAGGACTCGTGAAAACCCGCTAGGCTTTCGTACCTTTTTTAATTCCTCCCCATCTGTGGCTTCAGTGAATCCTCCTGTATAAACATCttccaagagaaaaaaaaagtgatgtaTTCCCACAGGCACCACATCCCCCATTTCAGATTTGGAAACCATATCAATGTATTATTGACTGCTCCATTGAGTGCTTTCTGCTTAATTGTATTGCTGCTTAATGTATGGGATCAtataatctttttttaatgtatttatgtatgcatttattagaAGACACCCTTAGCCTGAAATACACACTTATCACATTGCActcaaataacaaacaaacgtCTCCAACACTAATGTATCCAACACAATATGATATTCCTGGCAAGGTTTTGTATGGTTGACTAAGCCTTCCTATACTTTCCCACAGTAAACCTTAATATGGGATTGTTCCCAGTTTCTCCCCAGACAATTAATTTAAGGTATATCTCCTCAAAAGTATAGGCTCTAAACTCTGTGTTTTGCTGTGCATTGAAAGCTACACTTTGCATAAAACACTATAGTCTCGGGTGAAATTTAATTTCACggacaaataaacacaattctGGATTAATTCCGGATGAGAACAAGAACACTAACCGTTAACAAAACTGCTGCCATTTGGAAACAGAGGGAGATTTTTattctaatttttttttaaccgcCATAAAAtagcatatttaatttaaaagcccAACCTGCCAAAAAGCGTTGAAATTTAAGAAGAATAAGAAGTCACATCCCATAAAAAGTCATTTTATGTATAAAGCATACAGACAAGCTTGCATTTCATGTACATTTCTATTCTCTTcgctatttttttttccttcgaGCCTTCATGGGAAACCAATACTAGTTTTGATCTCATTTCTTAATAGTTCAGATTCAGAGATGTcttgatagaaaaaaaaaaaaatgaaacatacTTGCCTGTGCTGCAAAAATGCAGATGTATCAATGCAATTGTGAAACTGAATAATATTCATGTTAAATAATATGATGGCAGTTCCTCTAATCACTTTTTAATATAATCACATTGCGATTCCCTGAAAAACAACCCTTTTCATTCCCCATGTGAAAAACAACACCATTCTATGTCGTGTGTATTGGTTTTCACATTCCTAATTGTATCACACTGAAATGTAACAGCCTGGAAACGCACTGGGTCTCAGGATCAACATGATACACATTGTATTCTAAGCAATAAAACTACTAATTAGGTTTTGTAAAATAGCCCCCTGCTATGGCAATggttcattaaaaatataattaaaagaaccTACTTTTTATTCCAACATCATACACAGCTGTTAACACTTGCAGTATAATGCTTCTCATCAAGTTTGTTTACCTTAAACTCGTCCGCTGTACGACACTCTTTTGACATAACTGTTACACCCCGATCCACTTCATCAAAAGCACACATTAATGCCTTTGCTTTCAGTAAAGGAGAGCAAAAGCTTAATATATTGAAAACTAATTGTTTATAGTAGTAGGGCTTTCAAAGACTTTCACTGTAGAACATGACCTTTgttaacatatatataaatgtatataccaCTGATTTCCAACtttattcacaaattaaatccataTCAGATTATGCAAAATGTCACAGTACAAGAATATTAAGAAAGACGATGGAAAAACAAGGTTAATGtttctgtaaatattttaatcacCTTCAAATGGCTACCTTTATGAAAAACATATCTTCATCTTAAAATGAGTAGTAGTACTAGGAAAGCTAATTTAAAATCTGATTTTTAATCAAAGATGACTTGTTCTCAATCAATAAGTAAATGCTTCTTATTTTTGTATGGAGATGTTTCATATTAATTGGATCCAAATATCGGTAAACGTTTCTTAAGTGCTGGCGACAACATTAAAAGTTAATTACAAATGCTACACGAACACCAGGaaaatattttaacatatgCTATACATTAAGCAGGAATGGTTTAGTACcacatattaaaataacaacaaaaaactgtttTGAAAAGAATAGCACAGAATTGGTGGTATCTTTGcagaacattaaaacaaacaaaaatcaccaCTGACGATTAAGTTTCTACATGAGGCATGGTCACCCTCATGAATAGAGATCTGGTTTATTTGACTAAATGAACGCTTGGATACCTTGCTTATTTTCACACCATTGACATAGGCATGAGATCAGTTTAGATTATTCATCTAGCAAAAGGTCTGGAAAAGTTTTtgcatgaaaaatatatatttaaccaaTGTAgcccaatgaaataaatatattctttcCCAGGGAGACCTGGATTATGCAGGGTTGTGCTCTCTCTATTTGATTTGGACAAGAAAGGGTTTTATTCCATCGTCCTTCCGTAATTATAACTAAAATGTCTGgggtaaagaaaacaaaaagccatCAAAAGGCTCTTGGTAAAGCAACCAATATATTACACATCATTAATCCACAGGAACACCTTCTGTCAGATAGATTTGTTCTATTAAATGGTGCGTAGCTTCTTCTAGTTTGTGGGCGATCTTACGGCAGCGTTCTGAAAAGTTACACAAAGACGCTTGCATATGAAAAAACACATAATTAGTTTTTCATTCAGTAATTAAAAACATCAGGGAGCTTTAATAATTCCATAATGTacactgcaatttagcacattaAGTCGCAGACAGTTCTCTAGCTCTGAAGGACATGCATTTTTAATGTGACTGTTGGAGTTTGTTAGGGCAATTACCAATTAATAGTCATTATGAAAACCTAATGGTAAACTGCATTTATGTATGCATAAAACTGCActgaataattaaaacatacatgTTCAGATGTAAGGCCTTTTTGAATCTAAACAGAGAATGAAAGTGCTGGATTTCAAAACCAGGTTTAACCGAcaagcacaaaacaaacaacatgaaTCTGGTGCGTTTCAGTAGACATTAATGTGCATAGCATCATCTATTTTATGTTAGTACCACAGAAAAACCTTACTTTCAGAGTGATTTCTGTATCTCAGCTGGAAAAGGTTAGACCAATTATTAACCTTTAAGACATGAACAATGGCAAGCGTAACGCTATCAGGATTATATTTCTAACACAGTACTTAAGAGGAATACTTTGTTCCCTTATCCTACAAATTAAAATGGTTGccagtattttttttatgaatgcagtaaaaaaaaaaaaaaaaaaaaaaaaaagtaagatataatcattatataatgcatgttttttagtaaacatgttaaaaactaaaacaatgtcACAATAACGGagttttaaaatgatttctCTGCAGTAGCTCCTTGGCACATATTCCTCCTAATGGCGTCCTGCTCATGGCCAAGTCATTGTTCCCCAAGTCAAGCgagtctaggccaaaataaactctacTTACCTTCTACTACTTACGTCTATTGGGGTTGTCTAAACTCCTGAACTTCACTGATTAACATAAAATGAACAGTAGGGGTGCATTTTGTAGTTATTTTACTGCTAAGAAGCGGTCTAAATTCCCAGGCTGATTTCAACAGCTCGCATAAGCAAACTCAATCCAGACGTTCATATATTCTGcttttgaaatacttttttgaAGCAAACCGGATACTGGCGCTACACATCACTGGCAACTAGAAAGTTAGCATCAAATAATTTACTAATGGATAGGTTTAGCTGTCTGAACTTTGAGAATGTCTCCATACGCTGACACTGTCTGTGAATATCTTGAACACTTGTTGTTGTCAGCTTGTCATTTGTGAGAAATACAATTTTCTCAAAACCATTATTTGTGCGATTTTTCTAAACCGAGACAAACACTTGGCAACAAGGTGGTTCCTTGACTAACTTATTTTGATTCTGTAGCTCTTTTATGAAACAAAAAGGTATAAGGATAATTTGACATCATTTTATTGAAAGGTCCTCTTCAGTTTGAAGCACTGACTTAAAGGGATTTTTTTAGACAATACGAAATTAATTGTTCTGTGGTACTAACAAGCATAActgcatttttctattttaggAATAAAAACACTTTTCTAATACCCATCTTCTCTGTACAAATTTTAATTGCAACAAACcacattatttttttgaaaACCACAATCTAATCTCTAGTGCAATAACAAGATTAACCAAACTGTTATCTGCTTAGAGCAGGCAGAGAAGGCTCAATAGCTAATaggaacataaaaaaaataagaaaaaagaaaaatgaatgttAAAACGCGTACAGTAGAATCAGCAGTTATTCTAAACTATACTTTGGTATTTCTTTCATGGTTTTGGCTAGATTATATAAAGTACTATAAAACATGATATATACTTAATTCATAAAATAAAGGCAATATATGTTAAAAGCAATATAGTTCTAAGAGGTAagccattaaaaaaatgtttacctGGTTTAAAGCTCACTGCAAGTTCACACCTTCATTTGCTAATGAAAACCCAAGgttataatacaataaatcacaACACACAGAAATATCTATCCTTTTGTAATACAATTTTGTAAAAACTTTGACCAGATTGCAAAGTGGTTTATATAAATTGGCATTACACTTATACAACTCCCTTGCCAAATATAAAATTATGTATTCAGTTTCTGCACGTTATAAATAAATGGGaaacaaagacaaatacataaataaaaaaataaaaaaataaaatgtaaagcagTCATGAACACACATACCTTTatagtaaactgtattcttgtAAATCAATATCAATTTAAAAGAACTTCTGTTTAATTGTATAGCACTTTAAAAGAACAGTAAGCTACAGCATTAAACAGTCTTCCGGTTTAGAGTCACAAATCTGTCCTGCAAGTCCTCAGCTTCCAATTGTTCCCTTCCCCTTGAATTGTTCATTCTCACTTTGCTTTCATCTTATCAGACTGACTCCTGGAAAGGAGACATTAATCTACAGAAAGACAAGCATCATAAATGTTAATATCTATGCACTGAATGACTTTTCCTTACTCTAGAAACAAATGGATTGAGGCAACTAAATTAAGACCACAAATTCAGGCCTGTGCCTTTTTCTAAATAACTTCTTAACCACTTTCTGTTAAAATCAATGACGGTCAGGAACAAGCCATCAAGTAGTCTGTTAAGGACGTCTACAAACTAAAACTAGGTTCTACACATCAGAACATCTGCAAAGGGGCCTAAAAGAGTTTTGTTGAAAATGCAGCGTATCCACACCAGATACGTGGTGAAAGGCTTAATGTTCTCGGAAAAGGTATAATTCTGGTGAGGAAGAATGTAAGGCATATACGTGTTTTCCCCTTGCTCCTGTATCCACACTTCATACTTGACCTCCCTGACTTTCAAATACTTCAGATTCCAAGGGATCTGCCACGACACTGTCAGCTTCGCCTCGTTGGTTCCTTGTACAGAAGCCTGGCATTTGGGTTCCCGCACTTTACCGGGGTGAATTGTGCTGGCCGGCTTAAACTTTTTCAGATTGGGCTTAGACTTCACCGTCTGCCTCAGTACTTCAAGAAGAGAGGGGATGTCCACACTAGTGTCCTGGTAAATGCGGAAAAGCCACTCCGGGTTACGGCAACACAAGTGCCGAGGCACCTCCTTGCTTTTTAAGATGCGATCCTGCTCCTCCTTTTCTAGATGGGCTATTCCGCCTTGATCCCAGGGCCTGTCTGGGAACGCAATGGAGTTCTCTTCTTTGGTGTTTTGCCAGGCCACATACTGAAGATCCATGCCAGGCAAGGAGGCTATAGTTTTGTAGGGCGTGTAGTGCTCAGGGTTCACAGCATATGGGAAAAGCTCTACCACTATAGCGCCGCGGGGCAGGAAGAGTGAGGTCACCAGCTGAGCCCCGTGCATACTGACAAGCATTGACGCCTTACTGATTATTTGTACGATATCTGCGAAGGAGTGCTCATCTAAAGACACCGTGATCGTCTTCATCTGAAACTCCTGAGCCAGAGCCAAAATTAGTTCGGCTTCATTAAGGATGAGCCTGTTGATGCTACGGCTAAAGACCACAATGTACTCCTCAGGTTCAGGGCTCTCCTCCTTGGTTATGTTGAGTTTAGCCATCAGAAAGCGTGTGAACTTACGGACTTCCGTTCCTGACACCAATATGTTGGCTTTGGGGCCTTGTGGTTGAACAAAGCCATACTGGTACCAGGTGGTCATTTTGGACAGCCCTACGTAGGACTTTGTGAAACACAGGAGCTTGCCGAAGTTCCTGAGCTGCTCCTTCAGGAGGGGCTGTTTTCCACTTAGCAGCCGGTAGAGGTCGAAATGTGCTCCCTCGCTCCAGCCCTCCATGAAGACTAAGCGGGCCTCCTCGTCCAGGTCTGAGTATTGGCTCATGGTGTAGAA contains:
- the pomgnt2 gene encoding protein O-linked-mannose beta-1,4-N-acetylglucosaminyltransferase 2; its protein translation is MRGSSCRMNVAAVLNGLLVSVLAAVLWKYAKLREHASLVEEELLLTRQSQELSQVRIDYHAALQALQEKGTRMVCTGKMHTDRICRFDYLCYSTEAEEFVFFHSNSSVMLPNLGSRRFQPALLDLSSVEDHNTQYFNFLELPTPALKYMPKPVFVPDVTLIMNRFNPDNLMHIFHDDLLPIFYTMSQYSDLDEEARLVFMEGWSEGAHFDLYRLLSGKQPLLKEQLRNFGKLLCFTKSYVGLSKMTTWYQYGFVQPQGPKANILVSGTEVRKFTRFLMAKLNITKEESPEPEEYIVVFSRSINRLILNEAELILALAQEFQMKTITVSLDEHSFADIVQIISKASMLVSMHGAQLVTSLFLPRGAIVVELFPYAVNPEHYTPYKTIASLPGMDLQYVAWQNTKEENSIAFPDRPWDQGGIAHLEKEEQDRILKSKEVPRHLCCRNPEWLFRIYQDTSVDIPSLLEVLRQTVKSKPNLKKFKPASTIHPGKVREPKCQASVQGTNEAKLTVSWQIPWNLKYLKVREVKYEVWIQEQGENTYMPYILPHQNYTFSENIKPFTTYLVWIRCIFNKTLLGPFADVLMCRT